One segment of Alistipes finegoldii DSM 17242 DNA contains the following:
- a CDS encoding ATP-binding cassette domain-containing protein yields the protein MSIILSGVSYRYRNQQFLFEGIDLSVAAGAKAAVVGDNGAGKSTLLKLVAGELAPAAGSIACSSRPYYVPQHLSAAGISAVGVLGVADKLDALRAICGGSADPRCYDILADDWDVEARCRAALDHWGLPHVGLTDPVDALSGGERTKLCLAGISVHNPSVILLDEPTNHLDTSGRRRLYDLIRASRATIVVVSHDVALLNLLGTTCELSAKGLKVYGGNYDFYRERKRIEEEALAQQVDSEQTALRLARKKAQEVRERQERRMRQGERHKDQLPRILRRTMKDSGERTKAQLVGKHAELIDGSRERLDELRRRQRTQCELKIDFDDAQLHDGKLLVRADGLNFEYAPGRPLWREPLALEIRSGERIRLTGDNGTGKTTLVRLLTGELEPTAGRIGRADFSYVCLDQQYSRVNTPQSVLELAQSCNHGNLQDHELKLRLHRALFGQQMWDKRCDTLSGGERMRLCLCSLMIANHVPDLFVLDEPTNNLDLSSLAILTRTVRNYRGTLLVVSHDDNFTREIGITRTVGLESPPAE from the coding sequence ATGAGTATTATCCTTAGCGGTGTTTCGTACCGCTACCGCAATCAGCAATTTCTGTTCGAAGGAATAGACCTGTCCGTCGCCGCGGGCGCCAAAGCTGCCGTCGTGGGCGACAACGGCGCCGGCAAATCGACGCTCCTTAAACTTGTCGCGGGCGAACTCGCTCCCGCCGCGGGAAGCATCGCCTGCTCCTCGCGTCCCTACTATGTGCCTCAGCACCTCTCCGCCGCCGGCATCTCCGCCGTCGGCGTTTTGGGCGTCGCGGACAAGCTCGATGCGCTCCGCGCCATCTGCGGCGGCAGCGCCGATCCCCGCTGTTACGACATTCTGGCCGACGATTGGGACGTCGAAGCCCGCTGCCGCGCCGCCCTCGACCACTGGGGACTGCCGCACGTCGGCCTGACCGACCCGGTCGATGCGCTGAGCGGCGGCGAGCGGACGAAACTCTGTCTGGCGGGGATTTCGGTCCATAACCCCTCTGTCATTCTGCTCGACGAACCGACCAATCACCTCGACACGTCGGGCCGCCGCAGGCTCTATGACCTGATCCGTGCCAGCCGCGCGACGATCGTCGTTGTGAGCCACGACGTCGCGCTGCTCAACCTGCTCGGCACGACCTGCGAACTCTCTGCGAAAGGACTGAAAGTCTACGGCGGCAACTATGATTTTTACCGCGAACGCAAACGGATCGAGGAGGAGGCGCTGGCCCAGCAGGTCGATTCCGAACAGACGGCCCTGCGGCTGGCCCGCAAAAAGGCGCAGGAGGTCCGCGAGCGACAGGAGCGGCGGATGCGTCAGGGCGAGCGGCACAAGGACCAGCTTCCGCGCATCCTGCGCCGGACGATGAAGGACAGCGGCGAACGGACCAAGGCGCAGCTCGTCGGGAAACATGCGGAGCTGATCGACGGCAGTCGGGAGCGGCTGGACGAACTGCGCCGCCGGCAGCGGACGCAGTGCGAGCTGAAAATAGATTTCGACGACGCGCAGCTTCACGACGGCAAACTGCTGGTCCGGGCCGACGGCCTGAATTTCGAATATGCGCCCGGCCGCCCGTTGTGGCGCGAACCGCTTGCGCTGGAGATCCGCAGCGGCGAACGTATCCGCCTGACCGGCGACAACGGCACGGGCAAAACGACCCTCGTCCGGCTGCTGACCGGCGAACTGGAACCCACTGCCGGACGCATCGGCAGGGCTGACTTCTCGTATGTCTGTCTCGATCAGCAATACAGCCGTGTGAACACCCCGCAGAGCGTGCTGGAACTGGCGCAGAGCTGCAATCACGGCAATCTGCAGGACCACGAACTGAAACTGCGGCTTCACCGTGCGCTGTTTGGGCAGCAGATGTGGGACAAGCGGTGCGATACGCTGAGCGGCGGCGAACGGATGCGGCTCTGCCTCTGCAGCCTGATGATCGCCAACCACGTTCCCGATCTCTTTGTCCTCGACGAGCCGACCAACAACCTCGACCTTTCGAGCCTTGCGATCCTGACCCGCACGGTCCGCAATTATCGCGGCACTCTGCTGGTCGTCTCCCACGACGACAATTTCACCCGTGAAATCGGAATTACCCGGACGGTCGGACTGGAATCGCCGCCGGCCGAATAA
- a CDS encoding decarboxylase, whose protein sequence is MKDKYIDLIEQTFDFPQDEFSVEDNELNFHDIPLMELIKQYGTPLKITYLPKISQQINRAKRMFNVAMAKVDYKGSYNYCYCTKSSHFSFVLEEAMKNDIHLETSSAYDIHIINALYDSGIIDKDRYIICNGFKRPQYVENIAQLVNDGFVNTIPVLDNKEELELFEDSFTKKCKVGIRIACEEEPKFEFYTSRLGIRYNDIIDFYKAKLKNSKKFQLKMLHFFINTGIKDTAYYWNELSKCINVYCELKAICPELDSLNIGGGFPIKNSLNFEYDYEYLTEEIIAQIKNICQRNDTEEPNIFTEFGSFTVGESGASLYSIVNQKQQNDRENWYMIDSSFITTLPDTWGINQRYIMLAVNNWDKEYQRVLLGGLTCDSEDFYNAESHTNAIFLPKLEPGNTQYIGFFHTGAYQESLGGFGGIQHCLIPAPKHIIIDRDKSDNEYYTRLFAKEQSYRSMLRILGY, encoded by the coding sequence ATGAAGGACAAGTACATCGACCTCATCGAACAGACGTTCGACTTCCCGCAGGATGAGTTCTCGGTCGAAGACAACGAGCTGAATTTCCACGACATTCCGCTCATGGAGTTGATAAAACAGTACGGCACGCCGCTCAAGATAACCTACCTGCCGAAGATCTCGCAGCAGATCAACCGGGCCAAGCGTATGTTCAACGTGGCGATGGCCAAGGTGGACTACAAGGGCTCGTACAACTATTGTTACTGCACCAAGTCGAGCCACTTCTCGTTCGTGCTGGAGGAGGCAATGAAGAACGACATTCATCTCGAAACGTCGTCGGCATACGACATTCATATCATCAATGCGCTCTACGACAGCGGAATCATCGACAAGGACCGCTACATCATCTGCAACGGTTTCAAGCGGCCGCAGTATGTGGAGAACATCGCCCAGCTGGTCAACGACGGCTTCGTGAACACCATTCCTGTGCTCGACAACAAGGAGGAGCTGGAGCTGTTCGAGGATTCGTTCACCAAGAAATGCAAGGTCGGCATCCGCATCGCCTGCGAGGAGGAACCCAAGTTCGAGTTCTATACCTCGCGTCTGGGCATCCGCTACAACGACATCATCGACTTCTACAAGGCCAAACTCAAGAACAGCAAGAAGTTCCAGCTCAAGATGCTGCACTTCTTCATCAATACCGGCATCAAGGACACGGCCTACTACTGGAACGAGTTGTCGAAGTGCATCAACGTCTACTGCGAGCTGAAGGCCATCTGCCCCGAATTGGACAGCCTCAACATCGGCGGCGGATTCCCGATCAAGAACTCGCTCAACTTCGAGTACGACTACGAGTACCTGACCGAAGAGATCATCGCCCAGATCAAGAACATCTGCCAGCGCAACGACACTGAAGAGCCCAACATCTTCACCGAGTTCGGCTCCTTCACGGTGGGCGAAAGCGGCGCATCGCTCTATTCGATCGTCAACCAGAAACAGCAGAACGACCGCGAGAACTGGTACATGATCGACTCGTCGTTCATCACTACCCTGCCCGACACATGGGGCATCAACCAGCGTTACATCATGCTGGCGGTGAACAACTGGGACAAGGAGTACCAGCGCGTGCTGCTCGGAGGACTGACCTGCGACAGCGAGGATTTCTACAACGCCGAGTCGCACACCAACGCCATCTTCCTGCCCAAGCTCGAACCGGGCAACACGCAGTACATCGGATTTTTCCACACGGGAGCCTATCAGGAGTCGCTGGGCGGCTTCGGCGGCATCCAGCACTGTCTGATTCCCGCGCCCAAGCACATCATCATCGACCGCGACAAGAGCGACAACGAGTATTACACGCGCCTGTTCGCCAAGGAGCAGTCCTACCGCTCGATGCTGAGAATACTCGGATATTAG
- a CDS encoding sigma-54 interaction domain-containing protein, translating to MTDITTVKQRFGIIGASELLDRALEVAVRVAPTDLTVLVTGESGVGKEFFPQVIHAYSARKHNKYIAVNCAAIPEGTIDSELFGHEKGSFTGALEARKGYFEEADGGTIFLDEVAELPHPTQARLLRVLQTGEFIRVGSSKVQKTDVRVVAATNMNLQQAIASGRFREDLYYRLSTVPITVPALRERPQDIPLLFRKFAADVAVQYRMPAVTLDPAAREMLMHYYWRGNIRQLKNVAEQISAIEQTRLITPDVLAKYLPPQGGGAPVMMGGAPVDDAMSTERELLYKVLFDMRADINDLKRMMSELLHNPCQEPVRDVKALLSTTAQSSAPVYAAGSVPVFAESEEVTDEPPREMTKADMQREQIIRALRRNNGRRREAAAELFMSERTLYRKIKELGIEEN from the coding sequence ATGACGGATATCACCACAGTCAAACAACGCTTCGGCATCATCGGCGCTTCGGAACTTCTGGACCGGGCGCTGGAGGTCGCCGTGCGCGTGGCTCCGACCGACCTGACGGTACTCGTCACGGGCGAAAGCGGCGTGGGCAAGGAGTTTTTCCCGCAGGTCATCCACGCTTACTCGGCCCGCAAACACAATAAATATATAGCCGTCAACTGCGCGGCCATTCCCGAAGGCACGATCGACTCGGAGCTTTTCGGCCACGAGAAAGGCTCCTTCACCGGTGCGCTCGAAGCCCGCAAGGGCTACTTCGAGGAGGCCGACGGGGGAACGATCTTCCTCGACGAGGTCGCCGAACTGCCGCATCCGACGCAGGCGCGCCTGCTGCGCGTGCTGCAGACGGGCGAATTCATCCGCGTCGGTTCGTCGAAGGTCCAGAAGACCGACGTCCGCGTCGTCGCGGCCACGAACATGAATTTGCAGCAGGCCATCGCTTCGGGCCGCTTCCGCGAGGATCTCTATTACCGCCTGAGCACGGTGCCGATCACCGTCCCGGCGCTGCGCGAGCGTCCGCAGGACATTCCGCTGCTGTTCCGCAAATTCGCCGCCGACGTGGCCGTGCAGTACCGCATGCCCGCCGTGACGCTCGATCCCGCGGCGCGCGAGATGCTGATGCATTATTACTGGCGGGGCAATATCCGCCAGCTGAAAAACGTTGCTGAACAGATATCGGCCATCGAGCAGACGCGTCTCATTACGCCCGACGTGCTGGCCAAATACCTGCCGCCGCAGGGCGGGGGCGCTCCCGTCATGATGGGCGGGGCGCCGGTCGACGATGCGATGTCCACCGAACGCGAACTGCTCTACAAGGTGCTTTTCGACATGCGCGCCGACATCAACGACCTGAAGCGGATGATGTCCGAGCTGCTGCACAACCCCTGTCAGGAGCCGGTCCGCGACGTCAAGGCGCTGCTGTCGACCACGGCGCAAAGCTCCGCGCCCGTCTATGCAGCAGGCTCGGTTCCGGTCTTCGCCGAGAGCGAGGAGGTGACCGACGAGCCGCCGCGCGAGATGACCAAGGCTGACATGCAGCGCGAGCAGATCATCCGCGCCCTGCGCCGCAACAACGGCCGCCGCCGCGAAGCCGCCGCCGAGCTGTTCATGTCCGAGCGCACGCTCTACCGCAAGATCAAGGAGCTGGGCATCGAAGAGAACTGA
- a CDS encoding LptE family protein, giving the protein MKIKFAITALCAALLTGCGVAIKYSLSGASIPPDAKTFSVAYFPNNATMVAPILSSTLTDALVDMFTRRTRLMQVEEGGDFAFEGEITNYMSATSSVSTDDYAVLNRLSITVKVRFTNALDEKMSFNRTFTAFEDYESTRLLSEVEGELIPQIVDKLVTDIFQASASNW; this is encoded by the coding sequence ATGAAGATAAAATTCGCAATCACGGCCCTTTGCGCCGCCCTGCTGACGGGCTGCGGCGTGGCCATCAAATATTCGCTTTCGGGTGCTTCGATTCCGCCCGACGCCAAGACCTTCAGCGTGGCCTATTTCCCCAACAACGCCACGATGGTCGCGCCGATCCTCAGTTCGACGCTCACCGATGCGCTGGTCGACATGTTCACCCGCCGTACCCGCCTGATGCAGGTCGAGGAGGGCGGCGACTTCGCCTTCGAGGGCGAGATCACCAACTACATGTCGGCGACCTCGTCGGTTTCGACCGACGACTACGCGGTGCTCAACCGCCTTTCGATCACCGTCAAGGTGCGCTTCACGAATGCGCTCGACGAAAAAATGTCGTTCAACCGGACGTTCACGGCTTTCGAGGATTACGAATCCACGCGGCTGCTCTCCGAGGTCGAGGGCGAGCTGATCCCCCAGATCGTCGATAAACTGGTTACGGATATTTTTCAGGCTTCGGCCTCCAACTGGTAA
- the secG gene encoding preprotein translocase subunit SecG encodes MLYTICIALILIASVLIILAVLVQNPKSGMAANFGASNQVMGVRETSDFLEKFTWTMAIAIVVLSLVATLAMDKGLVAESNSEISKDVKALQERVIESETPATMPQAEIPAAEVPAEQSAE; translated from the coding sequence ATGTTATACACGATTTGCATTGCCCTGATACTCATCGCGAGCGTATTGATCATCCTTGCGGTATTGGTGCAGAACCCCAAGAGCGGCATGGCCGCCAACTTCGGCGCGTCGAACCAAGTGATGGGCGTGCGCGAGACTTCGGACTTTTTGGAGAAATTCACGTGGACGATGGCCATTGCTATCGTCGTGCTGAGTCTGGTCGCTACGCTGGCTATGGACAAAGGCCTTGTCGCCGAGAGCAACAGCGAGATTTCGAAGGACGTTAAGGCGCTTCAGGAGCGCGTTATCGAGTCGGAAACTCCTGCCACGATGCCGCAGGCCGAGATTCCCGCCGCCGAAGTTCCCGCCGAGCAGTCGGCCGAATAG
- a CDS encoding GNAT family N-acetyltransferase translates to MIFPAPTPRLVLRAWREEDLGTFTAMNADPRVMEYFPAPLAPEQSAEFMERIREEFSTEGFGLYAVERREDGELLGYTGLHRVTFTGMKDKIEIGWRLRAEFWDQGYATEAAQACVALAAKLGIEELVAFTTVTNLRSQRVMQKLGMELLCEFDHPALPEGHPLRRHVLYLIGTEK, encoded by the coding sequence ATGATTTTTCCAGCACCTACACCCCGGCTCGTGCTGCGCGCATGGCGGGAAGAAGACCTCGGAACATTTACGGCCATGAACGCCGACCCGCGCGTGATGGAGTACTTTCCGGCACCGCTGGCGCCGGAGCAGTCGGCGGAATTCATGGAACGCATACGCGAGGAGTTCTCGACCGAGGGATTCGGCCTGTACGCCGTCGAGCGGCGCGAGGACGGCGAGCTGCTCGGTTATACGGGGCTGCACCGCGTAACGTTTACGGGCATGAAGGATAAAATCGAAATCGGTTGGCGCCTGCGGGCCGAGTTCTGGGATCAGGGTTATGCGACGGAAGCGGCGCAGGCCTGCGTAGCGCTCGCCGCAAAGCTGGGCATCGAAGAACTGGTAGCCTTCACGACCGTCACGAACCTGCGCTCGCAGCGGGTCATGCAGAAGCTCGGCATGGAGCTTTTGTGCGAGTTCGACCACCCCGCCCTGCCCGAAGGCCATCCCCTGCGACGGCATGTGCTCTACCTGATCGGAACGGAGAAATAG
- the cdaA gene encoding diadenylate cyclase CdaA, protein MGFVPFTFVDFIDIILVAVIMYWIYRMTKGTNAPYILSGIIAIYLLWVVVRTLNMELLSTILGQLISVGAIALIIVFQPELRRFLQMIGMRQKHFNFITRIFSTGDDAVQTNVVPIVTACREMSETKTGALIVIGQQSDLRLIAEGGIALDAKVSTPLIRNIFFKNAPLHDGAAIIEGDRIVAAKCILPVTQSDVPKSYGTRHRAAIGMSEISDAIIIVVSEETGGISIAQSGELRRDIDPVRLQQTLQRYLTINTRKRSKKEVAE, encoded by the coding sequence ATGGGTTTCGTTCCGTTCACATTCGTCGATTTCATAGACATCATTCTGGTCGCCGTGATCATGTACTGGATCTACCGCATGACCAAAGGCACCAACGCGCCCTATATTCTCTCAGGCATCATCGCCATCTACCTGCTATGGGTCGTCGTGCGGACGCTCAACATGGAACTGCTCTCCACAATTCTGGGACAGCTGATTTCGGTCGGAGCCATTGCGCTGATCATCGTCTTCCAGCCCGAACTGCGGCGTTTCCTGCAGATGATCGGCATGCGCCAGAAACATTTCAACTTCATCACCCGCATCTTCTCGACGGGCGACGATGCGGTGCAGACCAACGTCGTGCCGATCGTCACGGCCTGCCGCGAGATGTCGGAGACGAAAACCGGCGCGCTGATCGTCATCGGACAGCAGAGCGACCTGCGGCTGATCGCCGAGGGCGGCATCGCACTCGACGCAAAGGTTTCGACGCCGCTGATCCGCAATATCTTCTTCAAGAACGCCCCGCTGCACGACGGCGCCGCAATCATCGAAGGCGACCGCATCGTGGCCGCGAAGTGCATCCTGCCCGTAACGCAGAGCGACGTTCCCAAATCGTACGGCACGCGCCACCGCGCCGCGATCGGCATGAGCGAGATTTCGGACGCCATCATCATCGTCGTTTCCGAAGAGACGGGCGGCATTTCGATCGCACAGAGCGGCGAACTGCGCCGTGACATCGATCCGGTACGGTTGCAGCAGACCCTGCAACGCTATCTGACGATCAACACCCGCAAGCGTTCGAAAAAAGAGGTGGCCGAGTAG
- a CDS encoding OmpH family outer membrane protein yields MKKMLFTALVAACAMTACGTKTTETAAAAEEATREIGSSDIAYVQVEAVLAQCDLFLNEGKALQEKTQKAQKSWAQKEQNLQSEAAQLQEKYQKGLITTNDAQAQQQSIEKRVAAYQSSAQKEAQALDEENFVFTNRAQDLLHRAVQDINAGKKYKLIINSTALIDADTTLNITPAVLAKVNELYAADQKAEKK; encoded by the coding sequence ATGAAAAAAATGCTTTTTACGGCGCTTGTTGCGGCTTGCGCCATGACGGCCTGCGGTACGAAAACCACTGAGACGGCGGCCGCCGCAGAAGAGGCGACCCGCGAAATCGGCTCAAGCGACATCGCCTATGTACAGGTGGAAGCCGTGCTGGCTCAGTGCGATCTTTTCCTGAACGAAGGCAAGGCCCTGCAGGAGAAGACCCAGAAGGCGCAGAAGAGCTGGGCGCAGAAGGAGCAGAACCTTCAGTCCGAAGCCGCCCAGTTACAGGAGAAGTATCAGAAGGGACTGATTACGACCAACGACGCGCAGGCCCAGCAGCAGAGCATCGAAAAGCGCGTGGCCGCCTACCAGTCCTCGGCGCAGAAAGAGGCGCAGGCGCTCGACGAAGAGAACTTCGTATTCACCAACCGGGCGCAGGATCTGCTGCACCGCGCCGTGCAGGATATCAACGCCGGCAAGAAGTACAAGCTGATCATCAACTCGACGGCCCTTATCGACGCCGACACGACGCTCAACATCACCCCCGCCGTGCTGGCGAAGGTAAACGAGCTGTATGCGGCCGACCAGAAAGCCGAGAAGAAATAA
- the ruvA gene encoding Holliday junction branch migration protein RuvA, giving the protein MYEYISGPVAEVAPAYAVIDAGGVGYYLHISLETFSAIEHTETARLYVHYVVREDAQLLYGFATKTERELFRHLISVSGVGGNTARMILSTYSPRELQGIITSGNAVLLKNVKGLGLKTAQKIIVELSGKLTGLGDADAALPAAGNGEKLEEALAALVMLGFAKTAAEKALRGILRENPGASVEDLVRMGLKSL; this is encoded by the coding sequence ATGTATGAATACATCAGCGGTCCGGTGGCCGAAGTCGCTCCCGCATACGCAGTTATAGATGCCGGCGGGGTAGGTTATTACCTCCATATCTCGCTTGAAACGTTTTCGGCCATCGAGCACACCGAGACGGCCCGTCTGTACGTCCATTACGTCGTGCGCGAGGACGCGCAGCTGCTCTACGGTTTCGCGACCAAAACCGAGCGCGAACTCTTCCGCCATCTGATCAGCGTGTCGGGCGTCGGCGGCAATACCGCCCGGATGATCCTTTCGACCTATTCGCCGCGCGAATTGCAGGGCATCATCACTTCGGGCAACGCCGTGCTGCTGAAAAACGTCAAGGGGCTGGGGCTGAAAACCGCCCAGAAAATCATCGTCGAGCTGAGCGGCAAGCTCACCGGACTGGGCGACGCCGACGCCGCTCTTCCGGCTGCCGGCAACGGCGAAAAGCTCGAAGAGGCGCTCGCGGCGCTGGTCATGCTCGGCTTTGCCAAAACTGCCGCCGAGAAGGCTCTTCGCGGCATTCTGCGCGAAAATCCGGGGGCTTCGGTCGAGGATTTGGTGCGAATGGGCTTAAAAAGCCTATGA
- a CDS encoding FKBP-type peptidyl-prolyl cis-trans isomerase has translation MSRVFISIFAALVLLAGCSDEEDILPTQKTKIVSYLTGTHSPKLVAYEELEEGSDEPYFTTSGNAVYRYIAGINNPDRVNWTEVTRTSKVTVTFSAYVFTFANIVTPATSTTNLTVPYYSNDPVLIAAMEDPENGPGLTPGAWSSEPLEIDMRGSGIIKGLYEALLGCREGDYVESYMTYNMAYGDINFSTIPKESPVAYFFTVNSVE, from the coding sequence ATGAGCAGAGTTTTCATATCCATATTCGCGGCGCTGGTGCTGCTGGCCGGATGCTCCGACGAGGAGGACATCCTGCCCACGCAGAAGACGAAGATCGTCTCCTACCTGACCGGCACCCATTCGCCCAAGCTCGTGGCCTATGAGGAGCTGGAGGAGGGGAGCGACGAGCCTTACTTCACCACTTCGGGCAACGCGGTCTACCGCTACATCGCGGGGATCAACAACCCCGACCGCGTGAACTGGACCGAGGTGACGCGCACCTCGAAGGTGACCGTCACTTTCAGCGCCTACGTCTTCACCTTTGCCAATATCGTGACGCCCGCGACGTCCACCACCAACCTTACGGTGCCCTATTATTCGAACGATCCGGTGCTGATCGCGGCGATGGAAGATCCCGAAAACGGTCCCGGTCTGACGCCGGGCGCGTGGTCGTCCGAACCGCTGGAGATAGATATGCGCGGTTCCGGCATAATAAAAGGGCTTTACGAAGCGTTACTTGGTTGTCGTGAGGGCGACTATGTCGAATCCTACATGACCTACAATATGGCTTACGGCGACATCAACTTCAGTACGATCCCGAAGGAGAGTCCCGTCGCTTATTTTTTTACGGTAAACAGTGTCGAGTAA
- the dnaK gene encoding molecular chaperone DnaK, whose amino-acid sequence MAKIIGIDLGTTNSCVAVMEGSEPVVIPNSEGHRTTPSVVAFAADGERKVGDPAKRQAITNPKRTVFSIKRFMGERYDQVASDIARAPYEIVKGDNNTPRVDIDGRQYTPQEISAIILQKMKKTAEDYLGQEVSEAVITVPAYFSDSQRQATKEAGEIAGLKVRRIINEPTAAALAYGMDKKNSDMKIAVYDLGGGTFDISILELGDGVFEVKSTNGDTHLGGDDFDHVLIDYMAEAFKAEHQIDLRQDPMALQRLKEAAEKAKIELSSSTTTEINLPYIMPVNGIPQHLVMSLTRAKFEQLCDHLIRKTIEPCKLALRDAGLDASQINEVILVGGSTRIPAIQKIVEEFFGRTPNKSVNPDEVVAIGAAIQGGVLTGEVKDVLLLDVTPLSLGIETLGGVMTKLIDANTTIPTRKSEVFSTAADNQPSVEINVCQGERPLARDNKSIGRFHLDGIPAAPRGVPQIEVTFDIDANGILNVSAKDKGTGKEQKIRIEASSGLTEQEIQRMRDEAKANEAKDKEEKERIDKINAADSNIFATEKQLKEYGDKLPADKKSAIEGALAKLKEAHKNADVAAIDTAIAELNAAWQAASQDIYAQQQAQGAQPGADAGQQSQANAGNASNGDSSQPEDVEFEEVK is encoded by the coding sequence ATGGCAAAGATTATTGGTATCGACTTAGGAACTACTAACTCCTGCGTGGCAGTGATGGAAGGCAGCGAGCCTGTCGTTATTCCCAACTCCGAAGGACACCGCACGACTCCGTCGGTAGTGGCTTTCGCGGCGGACGGCGAGCGCAAGGTGGGCGACCCCGCCAAGCGTCAGGCTATCACCAACCCCAAACGCACGGTCTTCTCGATCAAGCGTTTCATGGGCGAGCGTTACGATCAGGTGGCCTCCGACATCGCACGCGCTCCGTATGAAATCGTCAAGGGCGACAACAATACGCCCCGCGTCGATATCGACGGACGTCAGTACACGCCGCAGGAGATTTCGGCGATCATCCTTCAGAAGATGAAGAAGACTGCCGAGGATTACCTCGGACAGGAGGTTTCGGAAGCCGTCATCACGGTTCCTGCCTACTTCTCCGACTCGCAGCGTCAGGCCACCAAGGAGGCGGGCGAAATCGCAGGTCTGAAGGTGCGCCGTATCATCAACGAGCCGACCGCTGCCGCACTGGCTTACGGTATGGACAAGAAGAACAGCGACATGAAGATCGCCGTGTACGACCTCGGCGGCGGTACGTTCGATATTTCGATCCTCGAACTTGGCGACGGCGTCTTCGAGGTGAAGTCCACCAACGGCGATACGCACCTCGGCGGCGACGACTTCGACCACGTGCTGATCGACTATATGGCCGAGGCGTTCAAGGCCGAGCACCAGATCGACTTGCGTCAGGACCCGATGGCCCTCCAGCGTCTGAAGGAGGCCGCCGAGAAGGCGAAGATCGAGCTCTCGTCCTCGACGACGACGGAGATCAACCTCCCGTATATCATGCCCGTAAACGGCATTCCGCAGCACCTCGTGATGTCGCTCACGCGTGCCAAGTTCGAGCAGCTCTGCGATCACCTGATCCGCAAGACCATCGAACCCTGCAAACTGGCGCTGCGCGACGCGGGGCTCGACGCTTCGCAGATCAACGAGGTGATCCTCGTGGGCGGTTCGACCCGTATTCCCGCGATCCAGAAGATCGTGGAGGAGTTCTTCGGCAGGACGCCCAACAAGAGCGTGAACCCCGACGAAGTGGTGGCCATCGGCGCCGCAATTCAGGGCGGTGTGCTCACGGGCGAGGTCAAGGACGTGCTGCTGCTCGACGTTACGCCGCTGTCGCTGGGTATCGAGACGCTGGGCGGCGTGATGACCAAGCTCATCGACGCCAACACCACCATCCCGACCCGCAAGTCGGAGGTCTTCTCGACGGCTGCCGACAACCAGCCTTCGGTCGAGATCAACGTTTGTCAGGGCGAGCGTCCGCTGGCCCGCGACAACAAGTCGATCGGCCGCTTCCACTTGGACGGCATTCCCGCCGCACCGCGCGGCGTGCCGCAGATCGAGGTGACGTTCGACATCGATGCTAACGGCATCCTGAACGTATCGGCCAAGGACAAGGGTACGGGCAAGGAGCAGAAGATCCGCATCGAGGCCTCTTCGGGCCTTACCGAGCAGGAGATCCAGCGCATGCGCGACGAGGCGAAGGCCAACGAAGCGAAGGACAAGGAGGAGAAGGAGCGTATCGACAAGATCAACGCCGCCGACTCAAACATCTTTGCGACCGAGAAACAGCTCAAGGAGTACGGCGACAAACTTCCTGCCGACAAGAAATCGGCGATCGAGGGGGCTTTGGCCAAGCTGAAGGAGGCTCACAAGAACGCCGACGTCGCGGCTATCGACACGGCTATCGCTGAACTGAATGCCGCATGGCAGGCCGCTTCGCAGGACATCTACGCCCAGCAGCAGGCGCAGGGCGCCCAGCCCGGAGCCGATGCCGGCCAGCAGTCGCAGGCTAACGCCGGCAATGCGTCGAACGGTGACAGCTCGCAGCCTGAGGACGTCGAGTTCGAGGAGGTGAAGTAA